A window of the Phycisphaerae bacterium genome harbors these coding sequences:
- a CDS encoding aldehyde dehydrogenase → MNRILNYIGGELIEPASGAYLDNVEPATGQVYSQVPDSDEHDVEEAVAAAENAFPAWSTMSTAERSRILVKIADLIDANLEELARAETIDNGKPLWLSRAVEIPRAAANMRFFATAILHTRSECHLTDSVALNYTLRKPRGVCGLISPWNLPLYLFTWKIAPAISVGNTAVAKPSEVTPMTAYLFSKLCIEAGLPPGVLNVVHGLGAKVGAAIVKHPTTTTLSFTGGTVTGREIARVANPMFKKVALEMGGKNPNIVFADAPEEAVAESVRAAFTNQGQVCLCGSRVFVERPIYDRFVERFVEETRKLKVGDPLEPDTRQGAVVSRVHLEKITSYVQLAREEGGTILCGGGRPATLSRRCEDGFFLEPTVIVDLPVDCRTNREEIFGPVVSITPFDTEDEVIACANGTDYGLSATVWTRDLNRAHRVADRIQSGTVWVNCWLLRDLRVPFGGMKQSGVGREGGDEALRFFTEAKNVCVKMQAG, encoded by the coding sequence ATGAACCGCATTCTGAACTACATCGGCGGCGAGCTGATCGAACCGGCAAGCGGCGCGTACCTCGACAACGTCGAACCGGCGACCGGGCAAGTCTATTCTCAGGTGCCAGACAGCGACGAGCACGACGTTGAAGAAGCCGTCGCCGCCGCAGAGAACGCGTTCCCCGCTTGGTCGACCATGTCCACCGCGGAACGATCGCGCATCCTCGTGAAAATCGCCGATCTCATCGACGCCAACCTCGAAGAACTCGCCCGCGCCGAGACCATCGATAACGGCAAGCCTCTGTGGCTCTCACGGGCCGTGGAAATTCCCCGCGCCGCCGCCAACATGCGCTTCTTTGCCACGGCCATTCTGCACACGCGCTCCGAGTGCCACCTCACCGATTCGGTCGCCCTGAACTACACCCTCCGCAAACCGCGCGGCGTCTGCGGATTGATCTCCCCGTGGAACCTGCCGCTGTACCTGTTTACGTGGAAAATCGCTCCGGCGATTTCCGTGGGCAACACGGCCGTGGCCAAGCCGTCGGAAGTCACCCCCATGACGGCCTACCTGTTTTCCAAGCTGTGCATCGAGGCGGGCCTGCCGCCGGGCGTGCTCAATGTCGTGCACGGATTGGGCGCGAAGGTCGGCGCGGCTATCGTCAAACATCCCACGACGACCACGCTCTCCTTCACCGGCGGGACCGTCACGGGGCGGGAAATCGCCCGCGTCGCCAACCCCATGTTCAAGAAGGTCGCTTTGGAGATGGGCGGCAAGAACCCCAACATCGTCTTCGCCGACGCCCCGGAAGAGGCCGTGGCGGAAAGCGTGCGCGCGGCATTCACGAACCAGGGGCAGGTCTGCCTGTGTGGATCGCGCGTGTTCGTTGAGCGCCCGATCTACGATCGTTTCGTCGAGCGCTTCGTCGAGGAGACCCGCAAGCTCAAGGTCGGCGATCCGCTCGAGCCGGACACCAGGCAGGGCGCCGTCGTCTCCCGCGTCCACCTCGAGAAGATCACGTCCTACGTGCAGCTCGCCCGCGAGGAAGGCGGCACGATTCTCTGCGGCGGCGGCCGCCCCGCCACGCTCAGCCGTCGCTGCGAGGACGGCTTCTTCCTCGAACCCACCGTCATCGTCGATCTGCCCGTGGACTGTCGCACCAACCGCGAGGAAATCTTCGGCCCGGTCGTCAGCATCACGCCGTTCGACACCGAGGACGAAGTCATCGCCTGCGCCAACGGCACGGACTACGGCCTCTCCGCCACGGTCTGGACCCGCGACCTGAATCGGGCCCATCGCGTGGCCGACCGCATCCAGTCCGGCACGGTCTGGGTCAACTGCTGGCTGCTGCGCGACCTTCGCGTGCCCTTCGGGGGAATGAAGCAGAGCGGCGTCGGCCGGGAAGGCGGCGACGAGGCCCTGCGCTTCTTCACCGAGGCGAAAAACGTGTGCGTGAAGATGCAAGCGGGCTGA
- a CDS encoding SDR family oxidoreductase: MMFDLKDKRALIGGASQGIGRACAEELARCGASVTLLARNESALQEAVTSLPRDAGQKHDFLAVDFADRASLRRGVERLLQSGRTYHILVNNTGGPPSGPIVDAEEQTFVSAFANHVLCNQMLVQLLLSGMKAENYGRIINIISSSVLMPIRGLGVSNTTRGAVANWGRTMAGELAPFGITVNNVLPGYVDTARLHSLFEKKAQREESTPDVVQRTVIGTIPMGRLATPNELGTVVAFLASPAASYVTGVNLPVDGGRTAVQW, translated from the coding sequence ATCATGTTCGATTTGAAAGATAAACGGGCGTTGATCGGCGGCGCGTCGCAAGGGATTGGGCGGGCCTGCGCAGAGGAACTCGCTCGCTGCGGTGCGAGCGTCACACTCCTGGCGCGCAATGAGTCCGCCTTGCAGGAGGCGGTCACATCACTGCCGAGAGACGCGGGTCAGAAGCACGATTTCCTGGCGGTGGACTTCGCCGACCGGGCGTCACTTCGCCGCGGCGTGGAGCGGCTTCTCCAAAGCGGGAGGACGTATCACATCCTGGTGAACAACACGGGTGGTCCACCATCGGGGCCGATCGTCGATGCCGAAGAGCAGACCTTCGTCTCCGCGTTCGCCAATCACGTGCTCTGCAACCAGATGCTCGTACAACTGCTCCTCTCAGGCATGAAGGCCGAAAATTACGGGCGGATCATCAACATCATCTCCTCGTCCGTGCTCATGCCCATTCGCGGACTGGGCGTATCCAATACCACCCGCGGCGCCGTGGCCAACTGGGGTCGCACCATGGCCGGTGAACTCGCCCCCTTCGGCATCACCGTCAACAACGTCCTGCCGGGCTACGTAGATACCGCCCGCCTGCACTCCTTGTTCGAGAAGAAGGCCCAACGAGAGGAGAGCACGCCGGACGTCGTGCAGCGAACCGTCATCGGTACGATTCCCATGGGACGCCTGGCAACGCCAAACGAACTCGGAACCGTGGTGGCGTTTCTCGCTTCGCCCGCGGCGTCGTATGTTACCGGCGTCAATCTCCCGGTGGACGGCGGACGCACGGCCGTGCAGTGGTGA
- the tdh gene encoding L-threonine 3-dehydrogenase has translation MSKMMRAIRKTKPAKGLEVVDVPVPTPGPDDVMVYVEAASFCGTDVHIWKWDEWSARRIKTPLTTGHEFCGTIVAVGERVQHAEVGDFVSAESHVTCGMCYQCRTGQPHLCPNTQILGVDRDGAFAHYVVVPEKVIWRTDREKLPPEIATLQEPFGNAVFSTMNQDLSGESVAVLGCGPIGLFTVGIAKAVGAKAIFASDVHPMRLNLATQMGAAAVFDAGKLGENIVGEIVKANRGYGVDVVLEMSGAPSAITTAFRIVRNGGTVILFGIPAKPVEIDVAENMIFKNLSVRALNGRQIFGTWYKTRWLLEDGLVDLRPLITKTIAFEEINDSMELLSRGDACKIVLLPNGGRPADIPAQQRRREPDPNITAEPVHR, from the coding sequence ATGAGCAAGATGATGCGTGCCATCCGCAAGACGAAGCCCGCCAAGGGGCTCGAGGTGGTCGATGTGCCCGTGCCCACGCCGGGACCGGACGACGTCATGGTCTACGTGGAGGCGGCAAGCTTCTGCGGAACGGACGTGCACATCTGGAAATGGGACGAATGGTCGGCCCGCCGGATCAAGACGCCGTTGACCACCGGGCACGAATTCTGCGGGACCATCGTCGCCGTGGGCGAACGCGTTCAGCATGCCGAGGTCGGCGACTTCGTTTCCGCGGAATCGCACGTCACCTGCGGCATGTGTTACCAGTGTCGCACGGGCCAGCCGCACCTCTGCCCGAATACGCAGATTCTCGGCGTGGATCGCGACGGGGCATTTGCTCACTATGTCGTGGTTCCCGAGAAGGTCATCTGGCGCACGGACCGCGAGAAGCTTCCGCCGGAAATCGCGACGCTCCAGGAACCATTCGGTAACGCCGTCTTCTCCACGATGAACCAGGATCTTTCCGGCGAGTCGGTGGCCGTGCTGGGTTGCGGACCGATCGGGCTCTTCACCGTGGGCATCGCGAAGGCCGTCGGCGCCAAGGCCATCTTCGCGTCCGACGTTCACCCCATGCGGTTGAATCTCGCAACGCAGATGGGCGCCGCGGCCGTGTTCGACGCCGGCAAGCTCGGCGAGAACATCGTCGGTGAGATCGTCAAGGCCAACCGGGGTTACGGCGTCGACGTCGTTCTGGAAATGAGCGGGGCGCCCTCGGCCATCACCACCGCATTCCGCATCGTCCGCAACGGTGGCACGGTGATCCTGTTCGGTATTCCCGCCAAGCCGGTGGAAATTGACGTCGCCGAGAACATGATCTTCAAGAACCTCTCCGTGCGGGCGCTCAACGGGCGGCAGATCTTCGGCACGTGGTACAAGACGCGCTGGCTGCTCGAAGACGGGCTTGTCGATCTCCGCCCGCTCATCACGAAGACCATCGCGTTCGAGGAAATCAACGACTCGATGGAGCTCCTTAGCCGGGGCGACGCCTGCAAGATCGTGCTCCTGCCCAACGGCGGGAGGCCGGCCGACATCCCCGCTCAACAGCGACGCCGCGAGCCGGATCCCAACATTACCGCCGAGCCCGTACACCGCTAA
- a CDS encoding pyridoxal phosphate-dependent aminotransferase, producing MHQPIADRVRTIRQSDIRRFSAICAARKGVNLSQGVCDQPAPGAVKQAAHHAIDADHAAYTNLRGIAELRQVIARKMASFNGVSCDPESEVLVTVGSAGAFACAALSTLNPGDECVVFSPYYSYHVHLLELFGVKVRYVDLAPPDWRYDSRHLREAFSDKTRMVVVTTPGNPTGKVFSEMELLEIAELAGRHNAWIVTDEIYEYITYDVEHISVARYPQARPRTITLSGASKTYAVTGWRVGYAVGPAAVIDRMAVVSDLLYICTPAPLQHGIVAGMQLGEDYYTQMRADYLAKRELLVNTLQGIGFSPFVPQGSYYMLAAFEPGRWADATAATESILEEVGVATVPGRAFYRNPADGENQLRFCYAKKIEELEEACRRLKKLGSGRTVGAGVNI from the coding sequence TTGCATCAACCCATCGCCGACCGCGTTCGAACGATTCGCCAATCGGACATCCGCCGTTTCTCGGCCATCTGTGCCGCTCGCAAAGGCGTGAACCTCTCGCAGGGTGTCTGTGACCAACCCGCCCCGGGCGCCGTAAAGCAAGCTGCTCATCACGCCATCGACGCCGACCATGCCGCCTATACCAATTTGCGGGGGATCGCCGAACTCCGCCAGGTCATCGCCCGCAAGATGGCCTCGTTTAACGGGGTCTCCTGCGATCCCGAGTCGGAAGTGCTGGTCACGGTGGGATCGGCCGGGGCGTTCGCGTGCGCGGCTCTTTCGACGCTGAATCCCGGCGACGAATGTGTCGTGTTTTCACCGTACTACAGCTACCACGTCCACCTGCTGGAGCTTTTTGGCGTGAAGGTCCGCTACGTGGACCTGGCGCCGCCCGACTGGCGCTACGATTCCCGGCATCTCCGCGAGGCATTCAGCGACAAGACGCGCATGGTCGTCGTGACCACGCCCGGCAACCCCACCGGCAAGGTCTTTTCAGAAATGGAGCTCCTGGAAATCGCCGAGCTCGCCGGCCGACATAACGCCTGGATCGTCACGGACGAGATTTACGAATACATCACCTATGACGTGGAGCACATCAGCGTCGCTCGCTACCCGCAGGCCCGACCGCGAACCATCACACTCAGCGGAGCTTCCAAGACCTATGCCGTCACCGGCTGGCGGGTAGGGTATGCCGTGGGACCTGCTGCGGTTATCGACCGCATGGCCGTGGTCAGCGATCTGCTTTACATCTGCACGCCGGCGCCGCTTCAGCACGGCATCGTGGCCGGCATGCAACTGGGCGAAGATTATTACACGCAGATGCGCGCGGATTACCTCGCCAAGCGTGAGCTGCTCGTGAACACCCTTCAGGGCATCGGCTTCTCGCCGTTTGTTCCGCAGGGCAGCTATTACATGCTCGCGGCGTTTGAGCCGGGGCGCTGGGCGGACGCCACCGCCGCGACGGAATCGATCCTGGAGGAAGTCGGCGTCGCTACCGTGCCGGGGCGCGCTTTCTATCGAAACCCGGCCGACGGTGAGAATCAGTTGCGTTTCTGTTATGCCAAGAAAATTGAAGAGTTGGAGGAAGCCTGTCGCCGCTTGAAGAAACTGGGCAGCGGGCGAACCGTCGGAGCCGGCGTGAACATCTAG
- a CDS encoding TlpA family protein disulfide reductase yields MRSVLSIAVLSAMILPSASAQALDVGSQAPDLKIAEWVKGEKVDLSKDADKRVHVVEFWATWCPPCKISVPLLTDLQKKYGKDLDIIGVTKVDERNSKGDIREFVKQQGDAMGYTVAIDDNDKTYAAYMDAAGAIGIPHAFVVGKDRRVYWQGSPLDPELDRVLAQVIAGTYDIDTALRQARVAEDVNRRFQEVYMYTEYEQWSRVWDALVGILKLDPANVEALDWMMQVYVSGKRDRDDFRRWVRTHIDDNRENALAMQNLARALCSDPNFATRLPDLALEAGKAAYDATGGKDIVAASTYALALYQIADLDKAIEVQKAALETANGPFREPAEQALNFYMQCEQLRQSEKP; encoded by the coding sequence ATGAGAAGTGTTCTTTCGATAGCCGTTTTGTCGGCCATGATTCTCCCTTCGGCTTCGGCGCAGGCTCTTGACGTGGGGAGCCAGGCGCCGGATCTCAAGATTGCCGAGTGGGTCAAGGGAGAAAAGGTCGACTTGAGTAAGGACGCCGACAAGCGCGTTCATGTCGTTGAGTTCTGGGCGACCTGGTGCCCGCCGTGCAAGATCAGCGTTCCGCTTCTCACCGATCTCCAGAAGAAGTACGGGAAAGACCTCGACATCATCGGCGTCACCAAGGTCGATGAGCGCAATAGCAAGGGCGATATCCGCGAATTCGTCAAGCAACAGGGCGACGCGATGGGCTACACCGTCGCCATCGATGATAACGACAAGACCTACGCTGCCTACATGGATGCGGCCGGGGCCATCGGCATTCCCCATGCCTTCGTCGTGGGCAAGGACCGCCGCGTCTACTGGCAGGGCAGCCCGCTGGATCCTGAACTCGATCGCGTCCTGGCTCAGGTCATCGCCGGGACGTACGACATTGACACCGCGCTGCGCCAGGCGCGCGTCGCCGAGGACGTCAATCGGCGCTTCCAGGAAGTGTACATGTATACCGAGTACGAGCAGTGGTCCCGTGTGTGGGATGCCCTCGTCGGAATACTCAAGCTCGATCCGGCCAACGTCGAAGCGCTGGACTGGATGATGCAGGTCTACGTCAGCGGAAAACGCGACCGTGACGATTTCCGCCGATGGGTGAGAACGCACATCGACGACAATCGTGAGAACGCCTTGGCGATGCAGAACCTCGCGCGGGCGCTTTGTTCCGATCCCAACTTCGCAACGCGCCTGCCCGACCTGGCCCTGGAGGCCGGCAAAGCTGCCTACGACGCCACCGGAGGCAAGGACATTGTCGCCGCCTCCACGTACGCCCTCGCGTTGTACCAGATTGCCGACCTCGACAAGGCCATCGAGGTGCAAAAGGCAGCGCTGGAGACAGCGAACGGTCCATTTCGCGAACCGGCTGAACAGGCCCTCAACTTCTACATGCAGTGCGAGCAGTTACGGCAATCGGAAAAACCGTAG
- a CDS encoding tyrosine--tRNA ligase, with protein MSHAVDEQQLQALLRGVDHTYTVEELRERLKTGKQLRVKLGMDPTAPDLTLGHTVVLRKLRQFQDAGHKAILIIGDYTAMIGDPTGRSKTRPMLTPEESEANAQTYLQQAGKVLDLSPDRLEVRHNSEWLAPMRVADVIRLMSQMTVARMLERDTFATRQAEAKEIYLHELLYPLMQGRDSVAIESDVELGGTDQTFNNLCGRDLQRNAGQPPQIVMVMPLLVGIDGKNKMSKSLGNYVGVTDPPGEMFGKIMRVPDELMRNYLELLTDAPSEEIARLVDPAQCNPRDSKEVLARMLIAQYHSVEAAEAAAEEFRRVHGGGGGGGLPDDIPDVNVPASLLAEGRVNPVDLIMHCQLEKSRSEARRTIAERGYRLNGSIVEDANTPVDIPDGAILQRGKRKFVRLRIVPTG; from the coding sequence ATGAGCCACGCCGTCGACGAGCAGCAATTGCAGGCGCTCCTGCGCGGCGTGGACCACACCTACACGGTGGAGGAGCTTCGCGAGCGGCTGAAGACCGGGAAGCAACTGCGCGTCAAGCTGGGCATGGACCCGACAGCGCCGGACCTCACGCTGGGGCACACGGTCGTGCTTCGCAAGCTCCGCCAATTCCAGGACGCGGGTCACAAGGCGATCCTGATCATCGGGGATTACACGGCGATGATCGGCGACCCCACGGGCCGGTCAAAGACGCGTCCCATGCTTACACCGGAGGAGTCGGAGGCCAACGCCCAGACCTATCTGCAACAGGCCGGCAAGGTGCTCGATCTTTCGCCTGACCGGCTCGAAGTACGACACAACAGCGAGTGGCTTGCGCCGATGCGCGTCGCGGACGTGATTCGCCTGATGAGCCAGATGACCGTGGCGCGGATGCTGGAGCGGGACACGTTCGCCACGCGGCAGGCGGAAGCGAAAGAGATCTACCTGCACGAACTGCTCTATCCGCTCATGCAGGGCCGAGACAGCGTGGCCATCGAATCGGACGTGGAACTGGGCGGAACGGACCAGACGTTCAACAACCTGTGCGGCCGCGATCTCCAGCGAAACGCGGGGCAGCCGCCGCAGATCGTCATGGTCATGCCCCTGCTCGTGGGTATCGACGGCAAGAACAAGATGAGCAAATCGCTGGGCAACTACGTGGGCGTGACGGACCCGCCCGGCGAGATGTTCGGGAAGATCATGCGCGTGCCGGATGAGCTCATGCGGAACTATTTGGAGCTACTCACGGATGCGCCGTCCGAGGAAATCGCCCGTCTGGTTGATCCGGCGCAGTGCAATCCGCGCGACAGTAAGGAGGTGCTGGCGCGGATGCTGATTGCCCAATACCACTCGGTGGAGGCAGCGGAGGCCGCCGCGGAGGAATTCCGCCGGGTGCATGGCGGCGGCGGAGGAGGCGGGCTGCCCGATGATATTCCCGACGTGAACGTACCTGCTTCGCTGCTGGCTGAAGGACGTGTAAATCCCGTCGATCTGATCATGCATTGTCAGTTGGAAAAGAGCCGCAGTGAAGCTCGGCGGACCATAGCCGAGCGGGGCTATCGCCTGAATGGCAGCATCGTCGAAGATGCGAACACGCCGGTGGATATTCCCGACGGAGCGATTCTTCAGCGCGGAAAGAGGAAATTCGTGCGGTTGCGGATCGTTCCAACTGGGTGA
- a CDS encoding TIGR00282 family metallophosphoesterase — protein MASLSILCVGDVVGAPGRSILREGLKLIRSRQRIDCVVVNAENVAGGSGLTAPLYQKLVNYGVDLITLGDHIFRRKDVLPVLEQSDRIARPANLPEAAPGQMFAIHETNNGQRIAVISLLGRLFMRLIGNCPFAAVDRVLEMLPDGLAAILVDVHAEATGEKVALGWHLDGRVTAVFGTHTHIPTADETILPKGTAYVTDLGMCGPYDSILGRKKEAILSTMITSVPERFDVAEGDARLCGVIVNVDPATKHATSIERVRINQTDVSTSGYTEDSDK, from the coding sequence ATGGCGTCACTTTCCATCTTGTGCGTAGGGGACGTGGTCGGCGCGCCCGGTCGATCCATTCTGCGCGAGGGACTGAAGCTCATCCGATCCCGGCAACGCATCGACTGCGTGGTGGTCAATGCGGAAAACGTCGCCGGAGGCTCCGGACTGACTGCCCCGCTTTATCAGAAACTCGTAAACTACGGCGTTGACTTGATCACGCTCGGCGATCACATCTTCCGGCGGAAGGATGTGCTTCCGGTGCTGGAGCAGTCAGACCGGATTGCACGGCCGGCCAATCTTCCCGAGGCGGCCCCAGGGCAGATGTTTGCGATTCACGAAACGAACAACGGACAGCGGATCGCCGTGATTTCGCTTCTGGGGCGGCTGTTCATGCGGCTGATCGGCAATTGCCCATTCGCCGCGGTGGACCGCGTGCTCGAGATGCTGCCGGACGGGCTTGCCGCCATCCTGGTCGACGTGCACGCCGAGGCGACGGGAGAGAAGGTCGCGCTGGGGTGGCATCTCGACGGGCGGGTTACTGCGGTGTTCGGGACGCACACGCACATCCCCACGGCCGATGAAACGATTCTCCCCAAGGGCACCGCCTATGTTACGGATCTGGGCATGTGCGGGCCCTACGACTCGATCCTGGGGCGAAAGAAGGAAGCGATTTTGTCCACGATGATCACGAGCGTCCCCGAGCGGTTCGACGTGGCCGAGGGCGACGCACGACTCTGCGGCGTGATCGTCAATGTCGACCCGGCAACGAAGCATGCCACGTCGATCGAGCGCGTACGGATCAACCAGACGGACGTGTCCACGAGCGGATATACGGAGGATTCGGACAAATGA
- the rny gene encoding ribonuclease Y yields MTNTLILAAIRDQLASYPGGLIAGSAIGVLVGFFFIRWMSRSKLEDAQREVERRLNEAATEAEVLKRTAEVEAKAELLRGQEQLRHEADQMRSEFKETEKRLAKREDNLEAKLDTLEIKEKNLEQAQSRLEERSGQLEKREEEITSLIAQRREQLLKVSGLSLEEARRQVLEDLSRELDQEAAELIDRTLSAARDEAFSRSREITLTAIQRYAAEHTCDSVVSSVEIPSDDMKGRVIGREGRNIRAFEKSTGVDVIVDDTPGLVLVSAFDPVRREIARRSLERLIQDGRIHPGRIEELVEQTKKEVEEECLEIGKKASIESNVGGLHRKQLDLLGRLRYRTSYGQNVLQHSIEVAYLCQVIADELGLDGRLARRCGLLHDIGKAIDHDMEGSHPKVGADFCRKFNERPEVLNAIEAHHADIPATSPYTVIVMAADAISAARPGGRRESLERYIQRLQQLEEIAKAPPGVKEAYAIQAGREIRVIVDAKRVDDAVAAKIAHDVAHEIEAKMTYPGEIKVTVLREVRAVSTAR; encoded by the coding sequence ATGACCAATACCCTCATTCTGGCTGCGATCCGCGATCAACTCGCCAGCTATCCCGGGGGGCTTATTGCCGGCTCGGCGATCGGCGTCCTGGTGGGCTTCTTCTTCATCCGCTGGATGTCCCGTTCGAAGCTGGAGGACGCCCAGCGCGAAGTCGAGCGCCGCTTGAACGAAGCCGCCACCGAGGCCGAAGTGCTCAAGCGCACGGCCGAGGTCGAAGCCAAGGCCGAGTTGCTCCGAGGCCAGGAGCAACTCCGGCACGAGGCGGACCAGATGCGGTCCGAGTTCAAGGAAACGGAAAAGCGCCTTGCGAAACGCGAGGACAATCTTGAAGCCAAACTTGATACACTGGAGATCAAGGAAAAGAACCTCGAACAGGCCCAATCGCGCCTGGAGGAGCGCTCCGGCCAACTGGAGAAACGCGAGGAGGAGATTACAAGCCTGATCGCCCAGCGGCGGGAGCAGTTGCTGAAGGTCTCGGGCCTGTCGTTGGAAGAAGCCAGACGACAGGTTCTCGAGGACCTGAGCCGCGAGCTCGACCAGGAAGCGGCAGAGCTGATCGACCGTACGCTGTCGGCAGCCCGCGACGAAGCGTTTTCGCGCTCTCGGGAGATTACGCTGACCGCCATCCAGCGCTACGCGGCCGAGCACACCTGCGACAGCGTGGTGTCGAGCGTCGAGATTCCTTCGGACGACATGAAGGGCCGGGTCATCGGGCGTGAGGGCCGCAACATCCGGGCGTTTGAGAAATCGACGGGCGTGGACGTGATCGTTGACGACACACCGGGGCTGGTACTGGTCAGCGCGTTCGATCCCGTGCGCCGGGAGATCGCGCGGCGTTCACTGGAGCGCCTGATCCAGGACGGGCGCATCCATCCCGGGCGCATCGAGGAACTTGTCGAGCAGACGAAAAAGGAAGTCGAGGAGGAGTGCCTGGAGATCGGCAAGAAGGCCTCGATCGAGTCAAACGTCGGTGGGCTGCATCGCAAGCAGCTCGATCTACTGGGTCGCCTTCGCTATCGCACGAGCTACGGCCAGAACGTCCTCCAGCATAGCATCGAGGTGGCATACCTCTGCCAGGTCATCGCAGATGAATTGGGGCTTGACGGTCGGCTGGCACGACGCTGCGGGCTACTCCACGACATCGGCAAAGCCATCGATCATGACATGGAGGGCAGCCATCCGAAGGTGGGCGCCGACTTCTGCCGCAAATTCAATGAGCGGCCGGAAGTGTTGAACGCCATCGAAGCACACCACGCGGACATCCCCGCGACCAGTCCGTACACCGTAATCGTGATGGCCGCGGACGCGATCAGTGCGGCGCGACCCGGCGGGCGGCGCGAGTCGCTGGAGCGTTATATCCAGCGGTTGCAGCAGCTCGAGGAGATCGCCAAGGCTCCGCCCGGGGTGAAGGAAGCGTACGCTATTCAGGCAGGGCGGGAGATACGGGTCATCGTGGATGCAAAGCGTGTCGATGACGCCGTCGCGGCCAAGATTGCGCATGACGTGGCACATGAAATCGAGGCGAAGATGACCTATCCCGGCGAGATCAAGGTCACCGTGTTGCGCGAAGTTCGCGCGGTCTCCACGGCGAGATAG